The region ATCGTTATTTGATGCTGAATCATCTGAGTCTATAAACCCTGATTCGATCCAGGTACAAAGTTGCAATTTGTGTAATTCGATCAAGCAATGAAATTTGAtttagggttttggttttttctgtttttctggGGGGTTTTGTTCCTTGTTGATTTTGTTAGATTCTCATGGAATTGGGATTTTACTATTTTGATCCTAAGATTTTTATATCCTTTACAAGCATATGTAGCTTCATGTTCTGTGCCCTGTGCCTAAAATATGTGTGTTTGAATTTCTGTTGAACTCGACGCTACAAAATCTTATTTCGCCATTTGTGTGTTGGGATCTGTGAAGGTGCAAAGGAGAAACAAACAAACATATAGCTGTATGGATTTGGTTATGTGTGATTAACAATATCCTTTAATCCCACTAGGGAGGTATGGTAGAAGTGTTTGATTGTCTGCACAGGTTACTTAGCTTTATTTGATAAGGGTTTTGCTTGCTTTGAAACAATAGAAGAATTTTGATTCAGCTATATCacatgtatatgtatatatatgtatgtgttTGAATCATTGTATGGCATGATAAAATGTTTTTGTACCGAAATAcatatttttgagtttttgtgTACAAGGGCATGTCTTATACAATTTGAAGATTGGGTTTTATACAGATGGCGAGCGGGTTTGGGGAATCAACAAGCAGGTCACCCCCAAGCCCTTCCTACGCCGGCAACAATAATAGTGATGCTGGCAATTTTGAATGCAACATTTGCTTTGACTTAGCCCAAGACCCTATTATTACCTTATGCGGTCATCTTTTCTGCTGGCCTTGCCTTTACAAGTGGCTTCATTTTCACTCACAGTCACGAGAATGCCCGGTGTGCAAGGCACTGGTTGAAGAGGAGAAGTTGGTTCCCTTGTATGGGAGAGGAAAGACATCATCTGACCCGAGATCAAGATCTATTCCCGGTGTTAATATCCCGCACCGTCCTGCAGGTCAGAGACCTGAGACTGCTCCTCCGCCTGAACCGAATCCCTTTGCTCATCATGGGTTTGGATTCACGGGTGGTTTGGGAGGGTTTGCACCTGCGGCAACAGCAAGATTTGGGAATTTCACACTGTCAGCAGCATTTGGTGGTTTTATACCATCCTTGTTTAACTTTCAATTGCATGGGTTTCATGGTGCGACCATGTATGGTGGAGCGCCTGGTTTCCCATATGGGTTTTCTAATTCATTT is a window of Lotus japonicus ecotype B-129 chromosome 5, LjGifu_v1.2 DNA encoding:
- the LOC130718303 gene encoding uncharacterized protein LOC130718303 isoform X1, which encodes MRVWFAQSLFDAESSESINPDSIQMASGFGESTSRSPPSPSYAGNNNSDAGNFECNICFDLAQDPIITLCGHLFCWPCLYKWLHFHSQSRECPVCKALVEEEKLVPLYGRGKTSSDPRSRSIPGVNIPHRPAGQRPETAPPPEPNPFAHHGFGFTGGLGGFAPAATARFGNFTLSAAFGGFIPSLFNFQLHGFHGATMYGGAPGFPYGFSNSFHGGHVHRYPLHTGQGQQDYYLKRLLFFVIFCVVLAFIWQ
- the LOC130718303 gene encoding uncharacterized protein LOC130718303 isoform X2, which translates into the protein MASGFGESTSRSPPSPSYAGNNNSDAGNFECNICFDLAQDPIITLCGHLFCWPCLYKWLHFHSQSRECPVCKALVEEEKLVPLYGRGKTSSDPRSRSIPGVNIPHRPAGQRPETAPPPEPNPFAHHGFGFTGGLGGFAPAATARFGNFTLSAAFGGFIPSLFNFQLHGFHGATMYGGAPGFPYGFSNSFHGGHVHRYPLHTGQGQQDYYLKRLLFFVIFCVVLAFIWQ